Genomic DNA from bacterium:
CCTCGAGACGACGAGCCTCGAGCCGCTGCGGGCCGAGATCGTCGGGCTCTCGTTCTCGGTGGCGCCGCACCAGGCCTGGTACGTCCCCGTCGGGCACCGCTATCTCGGCGCGCCGGAGCAACTGTCGCTGGCGGAGGTCCTGGCGGCGCTCGCGCCGGTGCTCACCGACCCGGCGCTGCCCAAGTACGGCCAGAACATCAAGTACGACCTGCTGGTGCTGGCGCGCGCGGGCATCGAGCTTGCGCCCATCGGCTTCGACACGATGGTCGCCTCCTACGTCATCAACCCGACGCGCCACCAGCACAACCTCAGCGAGCTGGCGCTCGAGCACCTCTGCCAGCGCGTGAGCGTCTACGCCGACGTCGCGGGCTCGGGCAAGAAGCAGGTGCCGTTCGCCGAGGTCGAGGTGCAGAAGGCGTGCGACTACAGTTGCGAGGACGCCGACGTCGCCTTCCGCCTGACGAAGCTGCTTGCGCCAAAGATCGAGGAGCTGGGGTTCCACGACCTCTACTACGACCTGGAGCTGCCGCTGGTGTCGGTGCTCGCGCGCATGGAGCGCAACGGCGTGCGCATCGACGCCCAGCGGCTGCGCGATGCTTCGAAGGAGACGGATGTCCAGCTCCAGGAGCTGATGCGGCGCATCTGGGTGCTCGCGGGGCAGGAGTTCAACATCAACTCGCCGAAGCAGCTCGCGGAGGTGCTCTTCGACAAGCTGGGGCTGCCGGTGGTGCGCCGCACGAAGACCGGGCGCTCGACCGACGAGGACGTGCTGACGCGGCTGGCCGCGGCCCACGAGCTGCCGGCCGAGATCCTCGCCTGGCGCTCGCTGGCGAAGCTCAAGAACACCTACCTCGACGTGCTGCCGATGCTCGTGAACCCGGACACCGGGCGCGTGCACACCTCGTTCAACCAGACGGTGACGGCGACCGGGCGGCTGTCGTCGTCGGATCCCAACCTGCAGAACATCCCGGTCCGCACCGAGCTGGGGCGGCGCATCCGCGAGGCGTTCGTCGCCGCGCCGGGCAACGTGCTGATCTCGGCCGACTACTCGCAGATCGAGCTGCGGATCATGGCGCACCTCTCCGGCGACGCCGAGCTGTGCGCGGCCTTCGCGCGGGGCGAGGACGTGCACGCGCGCACCGCGGCGGCGATCTTCGGCGGCGAGCCGGCGGCGGTGACGGGCGAGCAGCGGCGCACGGCCAAGACGATCAACTTCGGGATCATCTACGGCATGGGCGCCTACGGGCTCTCCCAGCAGCTCGGGATCGACCAGAAGGAGGCGAAGGGCTTCATCGACCGCTACTTCGAGCGCTACCCCGGCGTGCGCGCCTGGCTCGACCGCACGGTCGTCGAGGCGCGACGCACCGGCTACGTCGAGACGCTGCTTGGACGGCGGCGCTACCTGCCGGAGATCCAGTCTTCGAACCGCGGCGTTGCGCAGTTCGCCGAGCGCATGGCGACGAACACGCCGCTGCAGGGGACGGCGGCCGACATGATCAAGAAGGCGATGCTGGCCATCGACGGGGAACTGACGGCCGCCGTGGGGCGCTGGCGCTCACTCATGGTCCTGCAGATCCACGACGAGCTGCTCTTCGACGTGCCGCTCGCCGAGGCGGACGCGCTCGCGGCGATGGTCCGCGAGAAGATGGAGGGCGTGGTGCGGCTCGCCGTCCCCGTGGTCGTGGACGTCGGCCGCGGCGCGAATTGGGCGCAGGCCCACTAGGGGCGGCGGCGCGGCCCGGGGACGCGCAGGCTCAGGCGCCCTTCAGCTGCCCCAGCAGCCGCTCCAGCTGCTGGCGCTCCTCGGGCGAGCCCATGAAGACGATCGTGTCCCCCGCCTGCATCACGTAGTCGCGCGGCGGGTTGTACGTCCAGCCCTCGGCGTGGCGCACGGCGAGCAGCAGCAGCTTCGCGAAGCGCTGCAGCTCGAGCGCGGCGAGCGGCCGGCCGACCACCGCCGCGGGGACCGCCAGCTCCTCGATCCGCAGCCGCTCGTCCTCGCGGCGGAGCATGACGTCGAGAAAGCCGACCACGGCCGGGCGCAGCATCTCGGAGGCCATGCGCAGGCCGCCGATGCGCGTCGGCGAGACCGCCGAGTCGGCACCCGCGCGCTGCATCTTCTCGCTGTTGCGCGGCTCCTCGCAGCGCGCCACGACGCGCACCCTCGAGTTGAGCTGGCGCGCCGAGAGGCTGATCACCATGTTCAGGTTGTCGTCGCCGGTCACCGCGAAGAGCCCGCGCGCCCGGTCGATCCCCGCGCGCCGCAGCGTCTCGTTGTCGGTGGCGTCGCCGATGACGACCGCGGGCCCGTCGTCGCCGCCGTGCAGGCGCTCGATCTTCTCGCGGTCGGCGTCGACGACGACGTAGGGGCGCTGCGTGGCAGCGAGCTCGCGCGCGACGTGCGAGCCGACGCCGTCGGCGCCGCAGACGATGTAGTGGTCGCGCAGCTTCTCGATCCGCTTGTCCATCTTTCTCCTCCGGAAGGCCTCGTTGAGCTCGCCCTCCACCACGAAGGCCGTGAGGCTCATCATGATGTAGGTCATGATGCCGATGCCGGTGAACGAGAGGAACATCGTGAAGACCCGGCCCCACGGGCTGTGCGAGAGGTCGATGATC
This window encodes:
- the polA gene encoding DNA polymerase I, with translation EAAGAEPAGEAGERPRCDYRLVVTRDELAALVALLRGSGGFAIDLETTSLEPLRAEIVGLSFSVAPHQAWYVPVGHRYLGAPEQLSLAEVLAALAPVLTDPALPKYGQNIKYDLLVLARAGIELAPIGFDTMVASYVINPTRHQHNLSELALEHLCQRVSVYADVAGSGKKQVPFAEVEVQKACDYSCEDADVAFRLTKLLAPKIEELGFHDLYYDLELPLVSVLARMERNGVRIDAQRLRDASKETDVQLQELMRRIWVLAGQEFNINSPKQLAEVLFDKLGLPVVRRTKTGRSTDEDVLTRLAAAHELPAEILAWRSLAKLKNTYLDVLPMLVNPDTGRVHTSFNQTVTATGRLSSSDPNLQNIPVRTELGRRIREAFVAAPGNVLISADYSQIELRIMAHLSGDAELCAAFARGEDVHARTAAAIFGGEPAAVTGEQRRTAKTINFGIIYGMGAYGLSQQLGIDQKEAKGFIDRYFERYPGVRAWLDRTVVEARRTGYVETLLGRRRYLPEIQSSNRGVAQFAERMATNTPLQGTAADMIKKAMLAIDGELTAAVGRWRSLMVLQIHDELLFDVPLAEADALAAMVREKMEGVVRLAVPVVVDVGRGANWAQAH
- a CDS encoding potassium channel protein, whose amino-acid sequence is MAEALHAKIRRKALFTGGALFAVLAVGTATYKHIGGEQATWLDSLYMVVITIATIGYGEIIDLSHSPWGRVFTMFLSFTGIGIMTYIMMSLTAFVVEGELNEAFRRRKMDKRIEKLRDHYIVCGADGVGSHVARELAATQRPYVVVDADREKIERLHGGDDGPAVVIGDATDNETLRRAGIDRARGLFAVTGDDNLNMVISLSARQLNSRVRVVARCEEPRNSEKMQRAGADSAVSPTRIGGLRMASEMLRPAVVGFLDVMLRREDERLRIEELAVPAAVVGRPLAALELQRFAKLLLLAVRHAEGWTYNPPRDYVMQAGDTIVFMGSPEERQQLERLLGQLKGA